A portion of the Streptomyces platensis genome contains these proteins:
- a CDS encoding alpha/beta fold hydrolase — MPHFPSYDDAELHYRVLGPADSPLPPLVCLAGGPGRDAAYLGDLGGLAAHRQLILPDSRGTGASPAAADPDRYAFPQLAEDLEALRAHLGLERFALLAHDAGAAVAQAYAAGYPQRLTRLVLVCPGSRLQGELPDDAREIFEARRHEEWWPQASAALEQLTEATDLSEVRELLFAAAPLAYGRWDEPQRAHAATEGEQLGPVPRAGFWQGVDEQLRLTLLTGLREVTCPVLVVTGNRDGVTGMQAGERVAASFPDAQVHPLHGVGHYPWVDEPPLFAQLVETFLHAT, encoded by the coding sequence ATGCCGCACTTCCCTTCGTACGACGACGCCGAGCTCCACTACCGCGTGCTCGGCCCGGCCGACTCCCCTCTGCCGCCCCTGGTGTGCCTGGCCGGCGGGCCCGGGCGGGACGCCGCGTATCTGGGCGATCTCGGCGGCCTGGCCGCGCACCGGCAGCTGATCCTTCCCGACAGCCGCGGCACCGGCGCCTCTCCGGCCGCCGCCGACCCGGACCGCTATGCCTTCCCGCAGCTCGCCGAGGACCTGGAGGCGCTCCGGGCGCATCTGGGCCTGGAGCGGTTCGCGCTGCTCGCGCACGACGCGGGGGCCGCGGTCGCGCAGGCGTACGCGGCGGGGTATCCGCAGCGGCTGACCCGGCTGGTGCTGGTCTGCCCCGGCTCCCGTTTGCAGGGCGAACTCCCCGACGACGCACGGGAGATCTTCGAGGCCCGCCGCCACGAGGAGTGGTGGCCGCAGGCCTCGGCGGCGCTGGAGCAGCTGACCGAGGCGACCGACCTGAGCGAGGTACGGGAGCTGCTGTTCGCCGCGGCACCGCTCGCCTACGGGCGCTGGGACGAGCCTCAGCGGGCCCATGCCGCCACGGAGGGCGAGCAGTTGGGTCCGGTGCCACGGGCCGGCTTCTGGCAGGGCGTGGACGAGCAACTGCGGCTGACCCTGCTGACCGGCCTGCGAGAGGTGACCTGCCCGGTGCTGGTGGTCACCGGCAACCGGGACGGCGTGACCGGCATGCAAGCGGGCGAGCGGGTGGCCGCCTCGTTCCCCGACGCACAGGTACACCCCCTGCACGGCGTGGGCCACTACCCCTGGGTGGACGAACCGCCCCTGTTCGCCCAACTGGTGGAGACCTTCCTCCACGCAACGTAA
- a CDS encoding ABC transporter substrate-binding protein — MSARVFEPPRPPRRWGLWIISVLVAAAVVVAGVVQIVEKNGRCGEGVREMADGECVGVTDGAYAFGNMKALSDRIRAENARVAKSGEPSVTIAYLEAMAGGSADRGPEATRQAVSGAYLAQRALNAERSTLPKIRLLLANTGRGDRHWRPVVDQLIAMKDKEHLVAVAGFGQSNDRTMSAVKRLRAAGLPMVGATVAADGLSSRTAGFYRVSFPNRDQTAAAAGYLKEQQRKHPGYRVQVIRDGNEKDDYNTSLYEDFSAAARRAGLDVDDEVIPFRSGEDEEATAGNALALVADKVCGDPKPPDVVYFAGRGRELRRFIEAAGEGGRHCRTTVLSGSSALGVYFDTGGDRHRAELATLAERWKDSQLTVYYTAFTHPAISKKVYGGAGNGPFADFERAYREEVGGPTTDLASGQAMLGHDATYTIGKAARNAVGVYGTRQVTARMVLALLEQTNGRSRVRGISGYIAFDPDTGEPVDRPLALVELRRPTDSGEAGDIYRFVDGLSVGR; from the coding sequence GTGAGCGCCCGTGTCTTCGAACCGCCCCGGCCGCCGCGGCGCTGGGGGCTGTGGATCATCTCGGTGCTGGTGGCAGCGGCGGTCGTGGTCGCCGGCGTCGTGCAGATCGTCGAGAAGAACGGACGGTGCGGGGAGGGCGTGCGCGAGATGGCCGACGGCGAATGCGTGGGCGTCACGGACGGCGCGTACGCGTTCGGGAACATGAAGGCGCTCAGCGACAGGATCCGCGCCGAGAACGCCAGGGTCGCCAAGTCCGGGGAACCGTCGGTCACCATCGCCTATCTGGAGGCCATGGCGGGCGGTTCCGCGGACCGCGGGCCGGAGGCCACCCGGCAGGCCGTCAGCGGCGCCTACCTCGCCCAGCGCGCACTGAACGCCGAACGCTCGACCCTCCCCAAGATACGACTGCTGCTCGCCAACACCGGCCGCGGCGACCGCCATTGGCGCCCGGTGGTCGACCAGCTCATCGCCATGAAGGACAAGGAACATCTGGTCGCGGTGGCGGGCTTCGGGCAGAGCAACGACCGGACGATGAGCGCTGTGAAACGGCTGCGGGCCGCCGGCCTGCCGATGGTCGGGGCGACGGTGGCGGCGGACGGGCTGAGTTCCCGTACAGCCGGGTTCTACCGGGTCTCCTTCCCCAACCGCGACCAGACCGCGGCCGCCGCCGGCTACCTCAAGGAGCAGCAGCGCAAGCACCCCGGCTACCGCGTCCAGGTCATCCGGGACGGCAACGAGAAGGACGACTACAACACCTCCCTCTACGAGGACTTCTCGGCGGCGGCGCGGCGCGCGGGCCTCGACGTGGACGACGAGGTCATCCCGTTCCGCTCCGGGGAGGACGAGGAGGCGACGGCCGGCAATGCGCTGGCCCTGGTCGCCGACAAGGTCTGCGGCGACCCGAAGCCGCCGGACGTGGTGTATTTCGCCGGCCGGGGACGGGAACTGCGCCGGTTCATCGAGGCAGCAGGCGAGGGCGGCCGGCACTGCCGTACGACGGTGCTCTCCGGCTCCAGCGCGCTGGGCGTCTACTTCGACACCGGAGGCGACCGGCACCGCGCCGAGCTCGCCACCCTCGCCGAACGCTGGAAGGACAGCCAACTGACCGTCTACTACACCGCCTTCACCCACCCCGCGATATCCAAGAAGGTCTACGGCGGCGCCGGGAACGGCCCGTTCGCGGACTTCGAGCGGGCCTACCGCGAAGAGGTCGGCGGCCCCACCACCGACCTCGCCAGCGGCCAGGCGATGCTCGGCCATGACGCCACGTACACCATCGGCAAGGCGGCCCGGAACGCCGTCGGCGTCTACGGCACCCGCCAGGTCACCGCCCGTATGGTCTTGGCCCTGCTGGAGCAGACCAACGGTAGGTCCCGGGTCCGTGGCATCAGCGGCTACATAGCCTTCGACCCGGACACCGGCGAGCCGGTGGACCGCCCACTGGCGCTGGTTGAGCTCCGCCGCCCGACGGACTCCGGCGAGGCCGGCGACATATACCGCTTCGTGGACGGGCTGTCCGTCGGCCGGTAG
- a CDS encoding ATP-binding protein, with the protein MPQEWAGESGRDRAVERYVQELLVRRPGSRPELPATLLLGPRGSGKTTVLRHLADWARRAPVARLDLAALGQEGRKPIDVLAALVFQLNEKKRDFARLSFPAFGLLTIAVAARMDAADRDAAVRQMEEALVGPPGSRSEVINQLATYAATVLGAPTAVTAALPLLPEWRRHWVRLRVRWQLARIRRRSRGGGSVDGFLVDLNQRYGDREAAERQRAEAVLFDAFLDDLRRAYGSRGGDKRRTTQCLVLLDNVDSPLGNDFLKALLDARRKAGAADPLLVLATAGSYPAALEGFAFGGPRRPGALPGRWPAQEERFVPEQVVKGLVVGRLRDLVRHEVEQQAKEALRSAGRRVPVPAADNGVQWLGWVVHEITRGHPAGTAQLLAALLECPADAGWEARLRQVLQPSSELVDALLERLLPIDASGELMQALARGAAAVDLAQAQAGRVLWDESSARVQEEFNDFCTDVLRTMHLDSGDEESDGRTETPHPLLRLLLLRRLAAVPEPDAAAGGAAGGGDGAAGARGRRAVHAALRDRAAAAGEEATAAYHALAGGDLAVAAAYLDDAFGRVEPEEWCADLCRLRRAPLAGAGPALDQPLWERYERLVEHLGEGAVEQRLRTITRLLAAVWIGPEPPDDPRTDRVGDPYRDPLGDPGAELYGEIQARFHTLAVHADSVPWTSALLRKAKQYGKEPWL; encoded by the coding sequence ATGCCGCAGGAATGGGCGGGGGAGTCCGGGCGGGACCGGGCTGTGGAGCGGTACGTCCAGGAGTTGTTGGTGCGCAGGCCGGGCAGTCGGCCCGAGTTACCTGCCACGCTGCTGCTGGGGCCGCGCGGCAGCGGTAAGACGACGGTGCTGCGCCATCTGGCGGACTGGGCCCGGCGGGCACCGGTGGCCCGGCTCGATCTGGCGGCGCTGGGCCAGGAGGGCCGTAAACCGATCGATGTGCTGGCCGCGTTGGTCTTCCAGCTCAATGAGAAGAAGAGGGACTTCGCCCGGTTGAGCTTCCCGGCGTTCGGGCTGCTGACGATCGCGGTGGCGGCGCGGATGGATGCGGCCGACCGGGACGCCGCCGTACGGCAGATGGAAGAAGCGCTGGTCGGACCACCGGGCAGCCGCTCGGAGGTGATCAACCAGCTCGCCACGTACGCCGCGACGGTCCTGGGCGCCCCGACCGCGGTCACCGCCGCACTGCCGCTGCTGCCGGAGTGGCGGCGCCACTGGGTGCGGCTGCGGGTGCGCTGGCAGTTGGCGCGTATCCGTCGCCGCAGCCGTGGCGGCGGTTCCGTCGACGGCTTCCTGGTCGACCTCAACCAGCGCTACGGCGACCGCGAGGCGGCCGAGCGGCAGCGGGCCGAGGCGGTGCTCTTCGACGCCTTCCTGGACGATCTGCGCCGGGCGTACGGCTCGCGGGGCGGCGACAAGCGGCGTACGACGCAGTGTCTGGTGCTGCTGGACAACGTCGACAGTCCACTGGGCAACGACTTCCTCAAGGCGCTGCTGGACGCCCGGCGGAAGGCCGGGGCGGCCGACCCCCTGCTGGTGCTCGCCACCGCCGGGAGCTATCCGGCGGCGCTGGAGGGCTTTGCCTTTGGCGGGCCGCGGCGGCCCGGTGCGCTGCCCGGCCGGTGGCCCGCGCAGGAGGAGCGGTTCGTTCCGGAGCAGGTCGTGAAGGGGCTGGTGGTGGGCCGGTTGCGCGATCTGGTCCGGCACGAGGTCGAGCAGCAGGCCAAGGAGGCGCTGCGGTCGGCCGGCCGCCGGGTGCCGGTGCCGGCCGCGGACAACGGTGTGCAGTGGCTGGGCTGGGTGGTGCACGAAATCACCCGTGGCCATCCGGCGGGCACCGCACAGCTGCTGGCGGCCCTGCTGGAGTGCCCGGCGGACGCGGGCTGGGAGGCGCGGCTGCGGCAGGTCCTTCAGCCCTCCTCGGAGCTTGTCGACGCCCTGCTGGAGCGGCTGTTGCCGATCGATGCCAGCGGCGAGCTGATGCAGGCGCTGGCCCGTGGCGCGGCCGCCGTCGACCTGGCCCAGGCGCAGGCGGGCCGGGTGCTGTGGGACGAGTCGAGCGCCCGTGTCCAGGAGGAGTTCAACGACTTCTGTACGGACGTGCTGCGCACCATGCATCTCGACAGCGGCGACGAGGAGTCCGACGGCCGGACGGAAACTCCCCACCCGCTGCTGCGTCTGCTGTTGTTGCGACGGCTCGCCGCGGTCCCCGAGCCCGATGCCGCGGCAGGTGGAGCGGCCGGGGGCGGTGACGGGGCGGCCGGTGCCCGGGGGCGACGGGCGGTGCATGCCGCGCTGCGGGACCGGGCGGCCGCCGCGGGGGAGGAGGCCACCGCCGCGTATCACGCGCTGGCGGGCGGCGATCTCGCCGTGGCGGCCGCCTATCTGGACGACGCGTTCGGCCGGGTCGAGCCGGAGGAGTGGTGTGCGGACCTGTGCCGGTTGCGGCGCGCCCCGCTCGCCGGGGCCGGACCGGCCCTCGACCAGCCGTTGTGGGAGCGCTACGAGCGGCTGGTGGAGCACCTCGGTGAGGGCGCCGTGGAGCAGCGGCTGCGCACCATCACGCGGCTGCTCGCGGCGGTCTGGATCGGCCCCGAGCCGCCGGACGATCCCCGTACGGACCGGGTGGGCGATCCGTATCGCGATCCGCTCGGCGACCCAGGGGCCGAGCTGTACGGCGAGATCCAGGCCCGCTTCCACACCCTCGCGGTGCATGCCGACAGCGTGCCGTGGACCTCGGCGCTGCTGCGGAAGGCTAAGCAGTACGGAAAGGAGCCGTGGCTGTGA
- a CDS encoding xanthine dehydrogenase family protein molybdopterin-binding subunit: MSGTSDGAGAVTATPAAGVPIPAEQPPHGLGVSLPPADAPAKTEGTFPYAADLWAEGLLWAAVLRSPHPRARILSIDTKHAVEMPGVRVVVTHEDVPGDAGHGRGTADRPVFAKDEVRHHGEPIAAVAAEHPDTARLAAAAIAVEYEVLDAVTDPQLAFEAEPLHPDGNLIRHIPLRFGDPDVVGEVMVEGLYRIGRQDPAPIGAEAGLAVPRPDGGVEIYTASTDPHTDRDLAAASFGLEPEQVKVVVTGVPGATADREDPGIQLSLGLLALRTGCPVKLAATREESFLSHAHRHPTLLRYRHHADADGKLVKVEAQILMDAGAYADTSADALAAAVSFSCGPYVVPHAVVDGWAVRTNNPPSGHVRGEGAMQVCAAYEGQMDKLAAQLGLEPDEIRLRNVMATGDLLPTGQTVTCPAPVAELLHAVKEAPLPELPKDAPEAEWLLPGGPEGAGEPGAVRRGVGYGLGMVHMLGAEGTDEVSTATVKVSGSAATVICAAVETGSGFSTLARQIVQETLGIEDVQVAGVDTDQPPAGAACHGRHTWVSGGAVERAAKMVRTQLLQPLAHKFGMSTELLQINDGKITSYDGVLSTTVAEALDGKELWATAQCRPHPTEPLDESGQGDAFVGLAFCAIRCVADVDIELGTIRVVEMTVAQDVGRVLNPRQLRARIEAGVTQGMGAALMENLRTTRGQVRHPDLTGYALPTALDAPEIRIVKLVEERDVIAPFGAKPASAVPVVTSPAAVASAVRAATGRPIGRLPIRPQAAVAQVAQQ, from the coding sequence ATGAGTGGCACGTCCGACGGCGCGGGCGCCGTCACCGCGACCCCCGCGGCGGGTGTCCCGATCCCCGCCGAGCAGCCGCCGCACGGCCTGGGCGTCTCGCTGCCGCCCGCCGACGCGCCGGCGAAGACCGAGGGCACCTTCCCGTACGCCGCCGACCTGTGGGCCGAAGGGCTGTTGTGGGCCGCGGTGCTGCGCTCGCCGCACCCGCGCGCGCGGATCCTGTCCATCGACACCAAGCACGCGGTGGAGATGCCGGGCGTCCGCGTCGTCGTCACGCACGAGGACGTGCCCGGTGACGCGGGGCACGGGCGGGGCACCGCCGACCGCCCGGTGTTCGCCAAGGACGAGGTCCGCCACCACGGTGAGCCGATCGCCGCGGTGGCCGCCGAGCACCCCGACACGGCACGGCTGGCCGCCGCCGCCATCGCCGTCGAGTACGAGGTCCTGGACGCGGTCACCGACCCCCAACTGGCCTTCGAGGCCGAGCCGCTGCACCCGGACGGCAACCTCATCCGGCACATCCCGCTCCGCTTCGGCGACCCGGATGTCGTGGGCGAGGTCATGGTCGAGGGGCTCTACCGGATCGGCCGGCAGGACCCGGCGCCCATCGGGGCCGAGGCCGGACTCGCGGTGCCGCGCCCCGATGGCGGCGTGGAGATCTACACCGCCTCCACGGACCCGCACACCGACCGGGATCTGGCCGCCGCCTCCTTCGGCCTCGAACCGGAACAGGTGAAGGTCGTGGTGACCGGCGTCCCCGGCGCCACCGCCGACCGCGAGGACCCCGGCATCCAGCTCTCGCTCGGCCTGCTGGCGCTGCGTACGGGCTGCCCCGTCAAGCTCGCCGCCACCCGGGAGGAGTCCTTCCTCTCGCACGCCCACCGCCACCCCACGCTGCTGCGCTACCGCCACCACGCGGACGCCGACGGCAAGCTGGTCAAGGTGGAGGCCCAGATCCTCATGGACGCCGGCGCCTACGCCGACACCTCCGCCGACGCACTCGCCGCGGCGGTGTCCTTCTCCTGCGGCCCGTACGTCGTCCCGCACGCCGTCGTCGACGGCTGGGCGGTGCGCACCAACAACCCGCCGTCCGGCCATGTGCGCGGCGAGGGCGCGATGCAGGTCTGCGCCGCCTATGAGGGCCAGATGGACAAGCTGGCCGCCCAACTGGGCCTGGAGCCCGACGAGATCCGGCTGCGCAATGTCATGGCCACCGGCGACCTGCTCCCCACGGGGCAGACCGTGACCTGCCCCGCCCCGGTCGCCGAACTCCTGCACGCCGTAAAGGAAGCACCGCTCCCCGAGCTGCCCAAGGACGCGCCCGAAGCGGAATGGCTGCTGCCGGGCGGGCCCGAAGGGGCGGGCGAACCGGGCGCGGTACGCCGCGGCGTCGGCTACGGGCTGGGCATGGTGCACATGCTCGGCGCGGAGGGCACCGACGAGGTCTCCACCGCGACCGTCAAGGTCAGCGGCTCGGCCGCCACCGTCATCTGCGCCGCCGTCGAGACCGGCTCCGGATTCTCCACGCTGGCCCGCCAGATCGTGCAGGAAACGCTCGGCATCGAGGACGTGCAGGTCGCGGGCGTCGACACCGACCAGCCGCCGGCCGGAGCGGCCTGCCACGGGCGGCACACCTGGGTCTCCGGCGGCGCCGTCGAGCGCGCCGCCAAGATGGTCCGCACCCAGCTGCTCCAGCCGCTGGCCCACAAGTTCGGGATGTCCACCGAGCTGCTCCAGATCAACGACGGCAAGATCACCTCGTACGACGGCGTGCTCAGCACCACCGTCGCCGAGGCCCTGGACGGCAAGGAACTGTGGGCCACCGCCCAGTGCCGGCCGCATCCGACCGAGCCGCTGGACGAGAGCGGCCAGGGCGACGCGTTCGTCGGCCTCGCCTTCTGCGCGATCCGCTGCGTCGCCGATGTCGACATCGAGCTCGGCACCATCCGGGTCGTGGAGATGACCGTCGCCCAGGATGTGGGCCGGGTGCTCAACCCCCGCCAGCTGCGGGCCCGTATCGAGGCCGGCGTCACCCAGGGCATGGGCGCCGCCCTGATGGAGAACCTGCGCACCACCCGCGGTCAGGTCCGCCACCCTGACCTGACCGGCTACGCGCTGCCGACCGCCCTGGACGCGCCCGAGATCCGCATCGTCAAACTGGTCGAGGAGCGCGACGTGATCGCCCCCTTCGGCGCCAAGCCCGCCAGCGCGGTCCCGGTGGTCACCTCACCCGCCGCCGTGGCCTCCGCGGTCCGCGCCGCCACCGGCCGCCCCATCGGCCGCCTCCCGATCCGCCCCCAGGCGGCGGTGGCACAGGTGGCGCAGCAGTAG